The nucleotide sequence TATAAAAAGTACTCATCTGCTCGTGCTCTAGATTTCCTTCCTCACTTTTAGAATCTTCTAATTGACTCAAAATATTACCTATTCCAACAATTAATTCATCCTCTAAATATCTAGAAAGAAGGCGTACATCTCTTAATTTCATATTCATCTCTAATTTAATATTTTTATTTTCAATATCACTTTGATTATAAATAACTTTATTCATAGTTTCCCACCTCGTTTAAAAAATCTAGTAATCTGAACTGTCTTAACTATTTATTGGCAAAAATAAAAAGTTTCCTTTATTCATAACCTTCTAACTATAAAAAATATTATTTTCATATTTATTATATATATGGTAAAATTAACCTTAGTGATAATAAAAAACAGAGGAAAATCAGGAGGATTTTATGAATAATAACGATGTACTACGTAGATTTAGGTACGCTTTGGATATGAGTGATAAAGAGGTAATTGGCGCATTTAAAGAATCAGGGCATATAATAGATAAAGAAGGAGTTCTTAATCTATTAAAAAAAGATGAAGAAGAAGGATTTGTAAAGTGTAACAATAGATTGCTAGGGATGTTCTTAGATGGTGTAATAGTGCAAAGGAGAGGAAGACAAGAGGTAAAACCTGGAGAAACTCCAAGAAAACCAGAGGTAATGACATCTAATAATATTAATAACCAAATTCTTAAAAAAATAAAGATAGCTTTAAACTTGAAAACTGAAGATATGGTAGCAATATGGGAATTAGCAGATATCTATATTTCAAACTCAGATCTGACTGCATTATTTAGAAAAAAAGGACAGAAAAACTATAAGGAATGTTTAGACAAATTCTTAAGAACCTTTTTAAAGGGACTGGCTGTAAAATATAGAAAGTAGAGGTGACAAGGTGGAAATTTTTAATCTGAAAAAATCAAAACCATTAAAATCTAGGATAAAAATACAGCTAACTGCTGAAGAAAAACAAATATGGAACTATATAAAGGATAGAAAACTTTATAACTTAAAATTTCAAAAAAAATATGAAATGGGAAGGTATATTGCTAATTTTTACTGTCCTGAGATAGAGTTTGCTATACAGATTGATAATGATAAGCACACTAAAAAATATGAAAAAGTAAGGGATGAATATCTATATTCTATAGGGGTAACTTACCTTCGATTTAGCAGTAGTGAAATAAAGAGTAATCTAAAAGATATACTAAAAAAAATAGAGACAGCTGTAAGCGGTCTTAAAAATTAAATATCCAAAAAGAAAAAACTGAACTCTAAATGGGGTTCAGTTTTTTGGTTTAGTTTTTATAAATCATTTAATCCATCACTCCAAAAAATATTATTTTTTCTCTTTCTCTCCCTATAGCAAAGAGACATTCGATGCTATTTTTTTATTTTTCCATAAGAAGTAAACAAGAGTTTATTTTTATATTTAAGGAAAATTCTTACTAAAATAATAAAAAAAGTGATAGAGATTTCTACCACTTTAAATATTGGGAATTAAACATGATAATACAGTTTCAATTTTTATGATCTAACTGTTATCTTAATTCCTTTCCTGAAACTATATTTTTCCATCTTTTAATGATGTCTTTTTTACTCTTAGATGCCCAGTCAAAATCATAGTCAAGTAGTTTGATATCTGAAATTGGTCCTAATCCCTTT is from Psychrilyobacter atlanticus DSM 19335 and encodes:
- a CDS encoding DUF1456 family protein, with the protein product MNNNDVLRRFRYALDMSDKEVIGAFKESGHIIDKEGVLNLLKKDEEEGFVKCNNRLLGMFLDGVIVQRRGRQEVKPGETPRKPEVMTSNNINNQILKKIKIALNLKTEDMVAIWELADIYISNSDLTALFRKKGQKNYKECLDKFLRTFLKGLAVKYRK
- a CDS encoding DUF559 domain-containing protein translates to MEIFNLKKSKPLKSRIKIQLTAEEKQIWNYIKDRKLYNLKFQKKYEMGRYIANFYCPEIEFAIQIDNDKHTKKYEKVRDEYLYSIGVTYLRFSSSEIKSNLKDILKKIETAVSGLKN